In Primulina eburnea isolate SZY01 chromosome 14, ASM2296580v1, whole genome shotgun sequence, the following proteins share a genomic window:
- the LOC140811997 gene encoding CBBY-like protein isoform X1, producing the protein METAPYPILNTPSFCGGGGSRGTIKLSHQMFGNKICSYSTRFSSKVRHCYSVGRKINTLDFDRLIINGSLRNGAENNTSRKLAILLEVEGVLIDVNRSGNRQAFNAAFKKLGLDCANWTKPVYSDLARKSAGDEERMLVLYFNRIGWPTSVATNEKETFMKNVIREKKNALDGLITSKAFSLRPGAKEFVDDAFNEGVHVVIMTSYSMHGENVARSVVEKLGADRILKIQTIGVEEVKQSFYGQLVFGKGVSSSLDEQLAKEVYKAASSERQRIAEEFASMLKLKVELDTGSSESLQNVVAALRAGAEYAEVPVEKCLLIAGSLFGVSAAAQIGMPCVVLRSSSTARAEFPTAMAVIDGFGGADLTITRLCKKLSS; encoded by the exons ATGGAAACCGCTCCTTATCCGATTCTAAACACGCCGAGCTTTTGCGGCGGCGGAGGTAGCAGGGGTACAATCAAGTTGAGCCATCAAATGTTTGGCAACAAAATTTGCAGTTattctactcgtttttcttcaAAAGTTCGTCATTGTTACAGTGTTGGCCGAAAAATCAACACGTTGGATTTTGACCGGTTAATTATAAATGGCTCCCTAAGAAACGGTGCTGAAAATAACACATCCCGGAAACTCGCCATTCTTCTTGAAGTTGAAGG GGTTTTAATCGATGTGAACCGATCAGGCAATCGCCAAGCTTTTAATGCAG CATTTAAAAAGCTTGGATTAGACTGTGCGAATTGGACCAAACCAGTTTATTCCGACCTTGCAAG GAAAAGTGCTGGTGATGAGGAAAGGATGTTAGTATTGTATTTTAACAGG ATTGGTTGGCCAACCTCAGTTGCTACCAATGAGAAGGAAACTTTTATGAAAAATGTTATTCGAGAAAAG AAGAATGCATTGGATGGTCTGATCACGTCAAAAGCTTTTTCTTTGAGACCTGGTGCCAAAGA ATTCGTTGATGATGCATTCAACGAAGGTGTGCATGTGGTAATCATGACATCATATAGTATGCACGGGGAAAATGTTGCAAG ATCAGTTGTTGAAAAACTTGGAGCTGATCGAATATTAAAGATACAGACCATTGGAGTTGAAGAGGTCAAACAAAGTTTCTATGGACAACTTGTGTTTGGCAAAGGAGTATCCTCCAGTTTGGATGAACAATTAGCTAAGGAAGTGTACAAAGCAG CTTCTTCCGAAAGACAAAGAATTGCGGAAGAGTTTGCTTCTATGCTGAAGCTGAAAGTTGAACTTGATACTGGTTCAAGTGAAAG CTTGCAAAATGTTGTTGCTGCACTAAGGGCGGGGGCTGAATATGCAGAAGTTCCAGTTGAAAAATGCCTTTTGATTGCGGGAAGCCTATTTGGAGTTTCCGCAGCTGCGCAAATTGGCATGCCTTGTGTAGTTCTCCGTAGCAG TTCAACTGCAAGAGCTGAATTTCCTACGGCAATGGCTGTGATAGATGGATTTGGTGGTGCAGACTTAACCATTACAAGACTTTGCAAAAAATTGTCGTCTTAA
- the LOC140811997 gene encoding CBBY-like protein isoform X2 — METAPYPILNTPSFCGGGGSRGTINVGRKINTLDFDRLIINGSLRNGAENNTSRKLAILLEVEGVLIDVNRSGNRQAFNAAFKKLGLDCANWTKPVYSDLARKSAGDEERMLVLYFNRIGWPTSVATNEKETFMKNVIREKKNALDGLITSKAFSLRPGAKEFVDDAFNEGVHVVIMTSYSMHGENVARSVVEKLGADRILKIQTIGVEEVKQSFYGQLVFGKGVSSSLDEQLAKEVYKAASSERQRIAEEFASMLKLKVELDTGSSESLQNVVAALRAGAEYAEVPVEKCLLIAGSLFGVSAAAQIGMPCVVLRSSSTARAEFPTAMAVIDGFGGADLTITRLCKKLSS, encoded by the exons ATGGAAACCGCTCCTTATCCGATTCTAAACACGCCGAGCTTTTGCGGCGGCGGAGGTAGCAGGGGTACAATCAA TGTTGGCCGAAAAATCAACACGTTGGATTTTGACCGGTTAATTATAAATGGCTCCCTAAGAAACGGTGCTGAAAATAACACATCCCGGAAACTCGCCATTCTTCTTGAAGTTGAAGG GGTTTTAATCGATGTGAACCGATCAGGCAATCGCCAAGCTTTTAATGCAG CATTTAAAAAGCTTGGATTAGACTGTGCGAATTGGACCAAACCAGTTTATTCCGACCTTGCAAG GAAAAGTGCTGGTGATGAGGAAAGGATGTTAGTATTGTATTTTAACAGG ATTGGTTGGCCAACCTCAGTTGCTACCAATGAGAAGGAAACTTTTATGAAAAATGTTATTCGAGAAAAG AAGAATGCATTGGATGGTCTGATCACGTCAAAAGCTTTTTCTTTGAGACCTGGTGCCAAAGA ATTCGTTGATGATGCATTCAACGAAGGTGTGCATGTGGTAATCATGACATCATATAGTATGCACGGGGAAAATGTTGCAAG ATCAGTTGTTGAAAAACTTGGAGCTGATCGAATATTAAAGATACAGACCATTGGAGTTGAAGAGGTCAAACAAAGTTTCTATGGACAACTTGTGTTTGGCAAAGGAGTATCCTCCAGTTTGGATGAACAATTAGCTAAGGAAGTGTACAAAGCAG CTTCTTCCGAAAGACAAAGAATTGCGGAAGAGTTTGCTTCTATGCTGAAGCTGAAAGTTGAACTTGATACTGGTTCAAGTGAAAG CTTGCAAAATGTTGTTGCTGCACTAAGGGCGGGGGCTGAATATGCAGAAGTTCCAGTTGAAAAATGCCTTTTGATTGCGGGAAGCCTATTTGGAGTTTCCGCAGCTGCGCAAATTGGCATGCCTTGTGTAGTTCTCCGTAGCAG TTCAACTGCAAGAGCTGAATTTCCTACGGCAATGGCTGTGATAGATGGATTTGGTGGTGCAGACTTAACCATTACAAGACTTTGCAAAAAATTGTCGTCTTAA
- the LOC140811997 gene encoding CBBY-like protein isoform X3, producing METAPYPILNTPSFCGGGGSRGTINVGRKINTLDFDRLIINGSLRNGAENNTSRKLAILLEVEGKSAGDEERMLVLYFNRIGWPTSVATNEKETFMKNVIREKKNALDGLITSKAFSLRPGAKEFVDDAFNEGVHVVIMTSYSMHGENVARSVVEKLGADRILKIQTIGVEEVKQSFYGQLVFGKGVSSSLDEQLAKEVYKAASSERQRIAEEFASMLKLKVELDTGSSESLQNVVAALRAGAEYAEVPVEKCLLIAGSLFGVSAAAQIGMPCVVLRSSSTARAEFPTAMAVIDGFGGADLTITRLCKKLSS from the exons ATGGAAACCGCTCCTTATCCGATTCTAAACACGCCGAGCTTTTGCGGCGGCGGAGGTAGCAGGGGTACAATCAA TGTTGGCCGAAAAATCAACACGTTGGATTTTGACCGGTTAATTATAAATGGCTCCCTAAGAAACGGTGCTGAAAATAACACATCCCGGAAACTCGCCATTCTTCTTGAAGTTGAAGG GAAAAGTGCTGGTGATGAGGAAAGGATGTTAGTATTGTATTTTAACAGG ATTGGTTGGCCAACCTCAGTTGCTACCAATGAGAAGGAAACTTTTATGAAAAATGTTATTCGAGAAAAG AAGAATGCATTGGATGGTCTGATCACGTCAAAAGCTTTTTCTTTGAGACCTGGTGCCAAAGA ATTCGTTGATGATGCATTCAACGAAGGTGTGCATGTGGTAATCATGACATCATATAGTATGCACGGGGAAAATGTTGCAAG ATCAGTTGTTGAAAAACTTGGAGCTGATCGAATATTAAAGATACAGACCATTGGAGTTGAAGAGGTCAAACAAAGTTTCTATGGACAACTTGTGTTTGGCAAAGGAGTATCCTCCAGTTTGGATGAACAATTAGCTAAGGAAGTGTACAAAGCAG CTTCTTCCGAAAGACAAAGAATTGCGGAAGAGTTTGCTTCTATGCTGAAGCTGAAAGTTGAACTTGATACTGGTTCAAGTGAAAG CTTGCAAAATGTTGTTGCTGCACTAAGGGCGGGGGCTGAATATGCAGAAGTTCCAGTTGAAAAATGCCTTTTGATTGCGGGAAGCCTATTTGGAGTTTCCGCAGCTGCGCAAATTGGCATGCCTTGTGTAGTTCTCCGTAGCAG TTCAACTGCAAGAGCTGAATTTCCTACGGCAATGGCTGTGATAGATGGATTTGGTGGTGCAGACTTAACCATTACAAGACTTTGCAAAAAATTGTCGTCTTAA
- the LOC140811380 gene encoding uncharacterized protein has translation MISGGCTYGDSNRAWKARDMRDCLEVEGERSEMVISFGPDDLRGVNLPHNDALVVQVRVVNYDVMRVFVNSGSFVKVIFKEAIMHIDFQGHRLESVETSLSGFAGPAVYPEGEIILALTLGTQELRKIVMTIYIVVDVPSSYNIILGRPAINELKAVTSTYHQKIKFPVGDQVGEVRGDQSSSRKCYVETFRVDQKKTRGEEKGNDRIREEEKVVKREVPFVAE, from the coding sequence atgatttcCGGTGGTTGCACGTATGGCGATTCTAATCGGGCCTGGAAAGCACGTGACATGAGAGATTGTTTGGAAGTAGAAGGAGAAAGGAGTGAGATGGTCATCAGTTTTGGCCCAGATGATCTCCGGGGAGTCAACCTTCCTCATAATGATGCTCTGGTGGTCCAGGTCCGGGTTGTTAACTACGACGTGATGAGAGTCTTTGTAAATTCGGGCAGCTTCGTTAAAGTCATATTCAAGGAAGCCATAATGcatattgattttcaaggaCACCGGTTGGAGTCAGTAGAAACATCCCTTTCTGGTTTCGCCGGTCCTGCCGTGTACCCTGAAGGAGAGATAATTTTAGCGTTGACTTTGGGTACCCAAGAACTACGGAAAATTGTTATGACCATTTACATAGTTGTGGATGTCCCATCATCATACAATATTATCTTGGGTCGACCAGCTATAAATGAGTTAAAAGCCGTAACCTCTACCTACcatcaaaaaattaaattcccGGTTGGAGATCAGGTTGGGGAAGTAAGGGGAGATCAATCATCTTCCCGGAAATGCTATGTGGAGACATTCAGGGTAGACCAAAAAAAGACCAGAGGGGAGGAGAAGGGAAATGATAGAATTAGGGAGGAGGAGAAGGTGGTGAAGAGGGAAGTGCCTTTTGTGGCGGAGTAG